In Castor canadensis chromosome 11, mCasCan1.hap1v2, whole genome shotgun sequence, a single genomic region encodes these proteins:
- the Arrb2 gene encoding beta-arrestin-2 isoform X6, translating into MGEKPGTRVFKKSSPNCKLTVYLGKRDFVDHLDKVDPVDGVVLVDPDYLKDRKVFVTLTCAFRYGREDLDVLGLSFRKDLFIATYQAFPPMPNPPRPPTRLQDRLLRKLGQHAHPFFFTIPQNLPCSVTLQPGPEDTGKACGVDFEIRAFCAKSLEEKSHKRNSVRLVIRKVQFAPEKPGPQPSAETTRHFLMSDRSLHLEASLDKELYYHGEPLNVNVHVTNNSTKTVKKIKVSVRQYADICLFSTAQYKCPVAQLEQDDQVSASSTFCKVYTITPLLSDNREKRGLALDGKLKHEDTNLASSTIVKEGANKEVLGILVSYRVKVKLVVSRRGDVSVELPFVLMHPKPHDHITLPRPQSAARETNVPVDTNLIEFDTNYATDDDIVFEDFARLRLKGIKDDDYDDQFC; encoded by the exons ATGGGGGAGAAACCCGGGACCAG GGTCTTCAAGAAGTCGAGCCCTAACTGCAAG CTCACCGTGTACTTGGGCAAGCGGGACTTTGTAGATCACCTGGACAAAGTGGATCCTGTAG ATGGTGTGGTACTCGTGGATCCTGACTACTTGAAGGACCGCAAAG TGTTTGTGACTCTCACCTGCGCCTTCCGCTATGGCCGCGAAGACCTGGATGTGCTGGGCTTGTCCTTCCGCAAAGACCTGTTCATCGCCACCTACCAGGCCTTCCCCCCAATGCCCAACCCACCCCGGCCCCCCACCCGCCTGCAGGACCGGCTGTTGAGGAAGCTGGGCCAGCAtgcccacccctttttttttacA ATACCCCAGAATCTGCCCTGTTCTGTCACACTGCAGCCAGGACCAGAGGACACAGGGAAG GCCTGCGGGGTAGACTTTGAGATTCGAGCCTTCTGTGCCAAATCACTAGAAGAGAAAAGCCACAAAAG GAATTCTGTGCGACTGGTGATCCGAAAGGTGCAGTTTGCCCCAGAGAAACCTGGCCCCCAGCCTTCAGCTGAAACCACACGCCACTTCCTCATGTCTGACCGGTCCCTGCACCTTGAGGCTTCCCTGGACAAGGAG CTGTACTACCACGGGGAGCCCCTCAATGTCAATGTCCACGTCACCAACAACTCCACCAAGACCGTCAAGAAGATCAAAGTCTCTG TGAGACAGTATGCCGACATCTGCCTCTTCAGCACCGCACAGTACAAGTGTCCTGTAGCTCAGCTTGAACAAGA TGACCAGGTATCTGCCAGTTCCACATTCTGTAAGGTGTACACCATAACCCCGCTGCTCAGTGACAACCGGGAGAAACGTGGCCTTGCCCTGGATGGGAAGCTCAAGCATGAGGACACCAACCTGGCTTCTAGCACCAT TGTGAAGGAGGGTGCCAACAAGGAAGTGCTTGGAATCCTGGTGTCCTATAGGGTCAAGGTGAAGCTGGTAGTGTCTCGACGTGG GGATGTCTCAGTGGAGCTGCCTTTTGTTCTTATGCACCCCAAGCCCCATGATCACATCACCCTCCCCAGACCCCAATCAG cCGCTCGGGAAACAAACGTCCCTGTGGATACTAATCTCATAGAATTCGATACCAA CTACGCCACAGACGACGACATTGTGTTTGAGGACTTTGCCCGGCTTCGGCTGAAGGGGATTAAGGATGACGACTATGATGACCAGTTCTGCTAG
- the Arrb2 gene encoding beta-arrestin-2 isoform X3 — MGGGVRAEPITARVCEKRAGSAAARAIWLTHLAAVPRDREEGKRRKSEGARAQWRGEEQGPGSGLAGCEPAANRAGAGRAHHGGETRDQLTVYLGKRDFVDHLDKVDPVDGVVLVDPDYLKDRKVFVTLTCAFRYGREDLDVLGLSFRKDLFIATYQAFPPMPNPPRPPTRLQDRLLRKLGQHAHPFFFTIPQNLPCSVTLQPGPEDTGKACGVDFEIRAFCAKSLEEKSHKRNSVRLVIRKVQFAPEKPGPQPSAETTRHFLMSDRSLHLEASLDKELYYHGEPLNVNVHVTNNSTKTVKKIKVSVRQYADICLFSTAQYKCPVAQLEQDDQVSASSTFCKVYTITPLLSDNREKRGLALDGKLKHEDTNLASSTIVKEGANKEVLGILVSYRVKVKLVVSRRGDVSVELPFVLMHPKPHDHITLPRPQSASIHPPPFLPSAARETNVPVDTNLIEFDTNYATDDDIVFEDFARLRLKGIKDDDYDDQFC; from the exons ATGGGCGGAGGCGTGAGGGCGGAGCCAATCACCGCGCGCGTCTGTGAGAAGAGGGCGGGCAGCGCCGCGGCGCGCGCTATCTGGCTGACGCATCTGGCCGCGGTTCCCCGGGACCgcgaggaggggaagaggagaaagagcgAGGGCGCGCGTGCGCAGTGGCGCGGGGAGGAGCAGGGACCTGGCAGCGGGCTAGCAGGCTGCGAGCCAGCCGCGAACCGGGCGGGCGCAGGGCGCGCGCACCATGGGGGAGAAACCCGGGACCAG CTCACCGTGTACTTGGGCAAGCGGGACTTTGTAGATCACCTGGACAAAGTGGATCCTGTAG ATGGTGTGGTACTCGTGGATCCTGACTACTTGAAGGACCGCAAAG TGTTTGTGACTCTCACCTGCGCCTTCCGCTATGGCCGCGAAGACCTGGATGTGCTGGGCTTGTCCTTCCGCAAAGACCTGTTCATCGCCACCTACCAGGCCTTCCCCCCAATGCCCAACCCACCCCGGCCCCCCACCCGCCTGCAGGACCGGCTGTTGAGGAAGCTGGGCCAGCAtgcccacccctttttttttacA ATACCCCAGAATCTGCCCTGTTCTGTCACACTGCAGCCAGGACCAGAGGACACAGGGAAG GCCTGCGGGGTAGACTTTGAGATTCGAGCCTTCTGTGCCAAATCACTAGAAGAGAAAAGCCACAAAAG GAATTCTGTGCGACTGGTGATCCGAAAGGTGCAGTTTGCCCCAGAGAAACCTGGCCCCCAGCCTTCAGCTGAAACCACACGCCACTTCCTCATGTCTGACCGGTCCCTGCACCTTGAGGCTTCCCTGGACAAGGAG CTGTACTACCACGGGGAGCCCCTCAATGTCAATGTCCACGTCACCAACAACTCCACCAAGACCGTCAAGAAGATCAAAGTCTCTG TGAGACAGTATGCCGACATCTGCCTCTTCAGCACCGCACAGTACAAGTGTCCTGTAGCTCAGCTTGAACAAGA TGACCAGGTATCTGCCAGTTCCACATTCTGTAAGGTGTACACCATAACCCCGCTGCTCAGTGACAACCGGGAGAAACGTGGCCTTGCCCTGGATGGGAAGCTCAAGCATGAGGACACCAACCTGGCTTCTAGCACCAT TGTGAAGGAGGGTGCCAACAAGGAAGTGCTTGGAATCCTGGTGTCCTATAGGGTCAAGGTGAAGCTGGTAGTGTCTCGACGTGG GGATGTCTCAGTGGAGCTGCCTTTTGTTCTTATGCACCCCAAGCCCCATGATCACATCACCCTCCCCAGACCCCAATCAG catccatccacccaccccctttcctcccctcagcCGCTCGGGAAACAAACGTCCCTGTGGATACTAATCTCATAGAATTCGATACCAA CTACGCCACAGACGACGACATTGTGTTTGAGGACTTTGCCCGGCTTCGGCTGAAGGGGATTAAGGATGACGACTATGATGACCAGTTCTGCTAG
- the Arrb2 gene encoding beta-arrestin-2 isoform X5 yields the protein MGEKPGTRVFKKSSPNCKLTVYLGKRDFVDHLDKVDPVDGVVLVDPDYLKDRKVFVTLTCAFRYGREDLDVLGLSFRKDLFIATYQAFPPMPNPPRPPTRLQDRLLRKLGQHAHPFFFTIPQNLPCSVTLQPGPEDTGKACGVDFEIRAFCAKSLEEKSHKRNSVRLVIRKVQFAPEKPGPQPSAETTRHFLMSDRSLHLEASLDKELYYHGEPLNVNVHVTNNSTKTVKKIKVSVRQYADICLFSTAQYKCPVAQLEQDDQVSASSTFCKVYTITPLLSDNREKRGLALDGKLKHEDTNLASSTIVKEGANKEVLGILVSYRVKVKLVVSRRGDVSVELPFVLMHPKPHDHITLPRPQSASIHPPPFLPSAARETNVPVDTNLIEFDTNYATDDDIVFEDFARLRLKGIKDDDYDDQFC from the exons ATGGGGGAGAAACCCGGGACCAG GGTCTTCAAGAAGTCGAGCCCTAACTGCAAG CTCACCGTGTACTTGGGCAAGCGGGACTTTGTAGATCACCTGGACAAAGTGGATCCTGTAG ATGGTGTGGTACTCGTGGATCCTGACTACTTGAAGGACCGCAAAG TGTTTGTGACTCTCACCTGCGCCTTCCGCTATGGCCGCGAAGACCTGGATGTGCTGGGCTTGTCCTTCCGCAAAGACCTGTTCATCGCCACCTACCAGGCCTTCCCCCCAATGCCCAACCCACCCCGGCCCCCCACCCGCCTGCAGGACCGGCTGTTGAGGAAGCTGGGCCAGCAtgcccacccctttttttttacA ATACCCCAGAATCTGCCCTGTTCTGTCACACTGCAGCCAGGACCAGAGGACACAGGGAAG GCCTGCGGGGTAGACTTTGAGATTCGAGCCTTCTGTGCCAAATCACTAGAAGAGAAAAGCCACAAAAG GAATTCTGTGCGACTGGTGATCCGAAAGGTGCAGTTTGCCCCAGAGAAACCTGGCCCCCAGCCTTCAGCTGAAACCACACGCCACTTCCTCATGTCTGACCGGTCCCTGCACCTTGAGGCTTCCCTGGACAAGGAG CTGTACTACCACGGGGAGCCCCTCAATGTCAATGTCCACGTCACCAACAACTCCACCAAGACCGTCAAGAAGATCAAAGTCTCTG TGAGACAGTATGCCGACATCTGCCTCTTCAGCACCGCACAGTACAAGTGTCCTGTAGCTCAGCTTGAACAAGA TGACCAGGTATCTGCCAGTTCCACATTCTGTAAGGTGTACACCATAACCCCGCTGCTCAGTGACAACCGGGAGAAACGTGGCCTTGCCCTGGATGGGAAGCTCAAGCATGAGGACACCAACCTGGCTTCTAGCACCAT TGTGAAGGAGGGTGCCAACAAGGAAGTGCTTGGAATCCTGGTGTCCTATAGGGTCAAGGTGAAGCTGGTAGTGTCTCGACGTGG GGATGTCTCAGTGGAGCTGCCTTTTGTTCTTATGCACCCCAAGCCCCATGATCACATCACCCTCCCCAGACCCCAATCAG catccatccacccaccccctttcctcccctcagcCGCTCGGGAAACAAACGTCCCTGTGGATACTAATCTCATAGAATTCGATACCAA CTACGCCACAGACGACGACATTGTGTTTGAGGACTTTGCCCGGCTTCGGCTGAAGGGGATTAAGGATGACGACTATGATGACCAGTTCTGCTAG
- the Arrb2 gene encoding beta-arrestin-2 isoform X4 — protein sequence MGGGVRAEPITARVCEKRAGSAAARAIWLTHLAAVPRDREEGKRRKSEGARAQWRGEEQGPGSGLAGCEPAANRAGAGRAHHGGETRDQLTVYLGKRDFVDHLDKVDPVDGVVLVDPDYLKDRKVFVTLTCAFRYGREDLDVLGLSFRKDLFIATYQAFPPMPNPPRPPTRLQDRLLRKLGQHAHPFFFTIPQNLPCSVTLQPGPEDTGKACGVDFEIRAFCAKSLEEKSHKRNSVRLVIRKVQFAPEKPGPQPSAETTRHFLMSDRSLHLEASLDKELYYHGEPLNVNVHVTNNSTKTVKKIKVSVRQYADICLFSTAQYKCPVAQLEQDDQVSASSTFCKVYTITPLLSDNREKRGLALDGKLKHEDTNLASSTIVKEGANKEVLGILVSYRVKVKLVVSRRGDVSVELPFVLMHPKPHDHITLPRPQSAARETNVPVDTNLIEFDTNYATDDDIVFEDFARLRLKGIKDDDYDDQFC from the exons ATGGGCGGAGGCGTGAGGGCGGAGCCAATCACCGCGCGCGTCTGTGAGAAGAGGGCGGGCAGCGCCGCGGCGCGCGCTATCTGGCTGACGCATCTGGCCGCGGTTCCCCGGGACCgcgaggaggggaagaggagaaagagcgAGGGCGCGCGTGCGCAGTGGCGCGGGGAGGAGCAGGGACCTGGCAGCGGGCTAGCAGGCTGCGAGCCAGCCGCGAACCGGGCGGGCGCAGGGCGCGCGCACCATGGGGGAGAAACCCGGGACCAG CTCACCGTGTACTTGGGCAAGCGGGACTTTGTAGATCACCTGGACAAAGTGGATCCTGTAG ATGGTGTGGTACTCGTGGATCCTGACTACTTGAAGGACCGCAAAG TGTTTGTGACTCTCACCTGCGCCTTCCGCTATGGCCGCGAAGACCTGGATGTGCTGGGCTTGTCCTTCCGCAAAGACCTGTTCATCGCCACCTACCAGGCCTTCCCCCCAATGCCCAACCCACCCCGGCCCCCCACCCGCCTGCAGGACCGGCTGTTGAGGAAGCTGGGCCAGCAtgcccacccctttttttttacA ATACCCCAGAATCTGCCCTGTTCTGTCACACTGCAGCCAGGACCAGAGGACACAGGGAAG GCCTGCGGGGTAGACTTTGAGATTCGAGCCTTCTGTGCCAAATCACTAGAAGAGAAAAGCCACAAAAG GAATTCTGTGCGACTGGTGATCCGAAAGGTGCAGTTTGCCCCAGAGAAACCTGGCCCCCAGCCTTCAGCTGAAACCACACGCCACTTCCTCATGTCTGACCGGTCCCTGCACCTTGAGGCTTCCCTGGACAAGGAG CTGTACTACCACGGGGAGCCCCTCAATGTCAATGTCCACGTCACCAACAACTCCACCAAGACCGTCAAGAAGATCAAAGTCTCTG TGAGACAGTATGCCGACATCTGCCTCTTCAGCACCGCACAGTACAAGTGTCCTGTAGCTCAGCTTGAACAAGA TGACCAGGTATCTGCCAGTTCCACATTCTGTAAGGTGTACACCATAACCCCGCTGCTCAGTGACAACCGGGAGAAACGTGGCCTTGCCCTGGATGGGAAGCTCAAGCATGAGGACACCAACCTGGCTTCTAGCACCAT TGTGAAGGAGGGTGCCAACAAGGAAGTGCTTGGAATCCTGGTGTCCTATAGGGTCAAGGTGAAGCTGGTAGTGTCTCGACGTGG GGATGTCTCAGTGGAGCTGCCTTTTGTTCTTATGCACCCCAAGCCCCATGATCACATCACCCTCCCCAGACCCCAATCAG cCGCTCGGGAAACAAACGTCCCTGTGGATACTAATCTCATAGAATTCGATACCAA CTACGCCACAGACGACGACATTGTGTTTGAGGACTTTGCCCGGCTTCGGCTGAAGGGGATTAAGGATGACGACTATGATGACCAGTTCTGCTAG
- the Arrb2 gene encoding beta-arrestin-2 isoform X2: protein MGGGVRAEPITARVCEKRAGSAAARAIWLTHLAAVPRDREEGKRRKSEGARAQWRGEEQGPGSGLAGCEPAANRAGAGRAHHGGETRDQWALPFCFVRVFKKSSPNCKLTVYLGKRDFVDHLDKVDPVDGVVLVDPDYLKDRKVFVTLTCAFRYGREDLDVLGLSFRKDLFIATYQAFPPMPNPPRPPTRLQDRLLRKLGQHAHPFFFTIPQNLPCSVTLQPGPEDTGKACGVDFEIRAFCAKSLEEKSHKRNSVRLVIRKVQFAPEKPGPQPSAETTRHFLMSDRSLHLEASLDKELYYHGEPLNVNVHVTNNSTKTVKKIKVSVRQYADICLFSTAQYKCPVAQLEQDDQVSASSTFCKVYTITPLLSDNREKRGLALDGKLKHEDTNLASSTIVKEGANKEVLGILVSYRVKVKLVVSRRGDVSVELPFVLMHPKPHDHITLPRPQSAARETNVPVDTNLIEFDTNYATDDDIVFEDFARLRLKGIKDDDYDDQFC from the exons ATGGGCGGAGGCGTGAGGGCGGAGCCAATCACCGCGCGCGTCTGTGAGAAGAGGGCGGGCAGCGCCGCGGCGCGCGCTATCTGGCTGACGCATCTGGCCGCGGTTCCCCGGGACCgcgaggaggggaagaggagaaagagcgAGGGCGCGCGTGCGCAGTGGCGCGGGGAGGAGCAGGGACCTGGCAGCGGGCTAGCAGGCTGCGAGCCAGCCGCGAACCGGGCGGGCGCAGGGCGCGCGCACCATGGGGGAGAAACCCGGGACCAG TGGGctctccctttctgttttgttagGGTCTTCAAGAAGTCGAGCCCTAACTGCAAG CTCACCGTGTACTTGGGCAAGCGGGACTTTGTAGATCACCTGGACAAAGTGGATCCTGTAG ATGGTGTGGTACTCGTGGATCCTGACTACTTGAAGGACCGCAAAG TGTTTGTGACTCTCACCTGCGCCTTCCGCTATGGCCGCGAAGACCTGGATGTGCTGGGCTTGTCCTTCCGCAAAGACCTGTTCATCGCCACCTACCAGGCCTTCCCCCCAATGCCCAACCCACCCCGGCCCCCCACCCGCCTGCAGGACCGGCTGTTGAGGAAGCTGGGCCAGCAtgcccacccctttttttttacA ATACCCCAGAATCTGCCCTGTTCTGTCACACTGCAGCCAGGACCAGAGGACACAGGGAAG GCCTGCGGGGTAGACTTTGAGATTCGAGCCTTCTGTGCCAAATCACTAGAAGAGAAAAGCCACAAAAG GAATTCTGTGCGACTGGTGATCCGAAAGGTGCAGTTTGCCCCAGAGAAACCTGGCCCCCAGCCTTCAGCTGAAACCACACGCCACTTCCTCATGTCTGACCGGTCCCTGCACCTTGAGGCTTCCCTGGACAAGGAG CTGTACTACCACGGGGAGCCCCTCAATGTCAATGTCCACGTCACCAACAACTCCACCAAGACCGTCAAGAAGATCAAAGTCTCTG TGAGACAGTATGCCGACATCTGCCTCTTCAGCACCGCACAGTACAAGTGTCCTGTAGCTCAGCTTGAACAAGA TGACCAGGTATCTGCCAGTTCCACATTCTGTAAGGTGTACACCATAACCCCGCTGCTCAGTGACAACCGGGAGAAACGTGGCCTTGCCCTGGATGGGAAGCTCAAGCATGAGGACACCAACCTGGCTTCTAGCACCAT TGTGAAGGAGGGTGCCAACAAGGAAGTGCTTGGAATCCTGGTGTCCTATAGGGTCAAGGTGAAGCTGGTAGTGTCTCGACGTGG GGATGTCTCAGTGGAGCTGCCTTTTGTTCTTATGCACCCCAAGCCCCATGATCACATCACCCTCCCCAGACCCCAATCAG cCGCTCGGGAAACAAACGTCCCTGTGGATACTAATCTCATAGAATTCGATACCAA CTACGCCACAGACGACGACATTGTGTTTGAGGACTTTGCCCGGCTTCGGCTGAAGGGGATTAAGGATGACGACTATGATGACCAGTTCTGCTAG
- the Arrb2 gene encoding beta-arrestin-2 isoform X1, translating to MGGGVRAEPITARVCEKRAGSAAARAIWLTHLAAVPRDREEGKRRKSEGARAQWRGEEQGPGSGLAGCEPAANRAGAGRAHHGGETRDQWALPFCFVRVFKKSSPNCKLTVYLGKRDFVDHLDKVDPVDGVVLVDPDYLKDRKVFVTLTCAFRYGREDLDVLGLSFRKDLFIATYQAFPPMPNPPRPPTRLQDRLLRKLGQHAHPFFFTIPQNLPCSVTLQPGPEDTGKACGVDFEIRAFCAKSLEEKSHKRNSVRLVIRKVQFAPEKPGPQPSAETTRHFLMSDRSLHLEASLDKELYYHGEPLNVNVHVTNNSTKTVKKIKVSVRQYADICLFSTAQYKCPVAQLEQDDQVSASSTFCKVYTITPLLSDNREKRGLALDGKLKHEDTNLASSTIVKEGANKEVLGILVSYRVKVKLVVSRRGDVSVELPFVLMHPKPHDHITLPRPQSASIHPPPFLPSAARETNVPVDTNLIEFDTNYATDDDIVFEDFARLRLKGIKDDDYDDQFC from the exons ATGGGCGGAGGCGTGAGGGCGGAGCCAATCACCGCGCGCGTCTGTGAGAAGAGGGCGGGCAGCGCCGCGGCGCGCGCTATCTGGCTGACGCATCTGGCCGCGGTTCCCCGGGACCgcgaggaggggaagaggagaaagagcgAGGGCGCGCGTGCGCAGTGGCGCGGGGAGGAGCAGGGACCTGGCAGCGGGCTAGCAGGCTGCGAGCCAGCCGCGAACCGGGCGGGCGCAGGGCGCGCGCACCATGGGGGAGAAACCCGGGACCAG TGGGctctccctttctgttttgttagGGTCTTCAAGAAGTCGAGCCCTAACTGCAAG CTCACCGTGTACTTGGGCAAGCGGGACTTTGTAGATCACCTGGACAAAGTGGATCCTGTAG ATGGTGTGGTACTCGTGGATCCTGACTACTTGAAGGACCGCAAAG TGTTTGTGACTCTCACCTGCGCCTTCCGCTATGGCCGCGAAGACCTGGATGTGCTGGGCTTGTCCTTCCGCAAAGACCTGTTCATCGCCACCTACCAGGCCTTCCCCCCAATGCCCAACCCACCCCGGCCCCCCACCCGCCTGCAGGACCGGCTGTTGAGGAAGCTGGGCCAGCAtgcccacccctttttttttacA ATACCCCAGAATCTGCCCTGTTCTGTCACACTGCAGCCAGGACCAGAGGACACAGGGAAG GCCTGCGGGGTAGACTTTGAGATTCGAGCCTTCTGTGCCAAATCACTAGAAGAGAAAAGCCACAAAAG GAATTCTGTGCGACTGGTGATCCGAAAGGTGCAGTTTGCCCCAGAGAAACCTGGCCCCCAGCCTTCAGCTGAAACCACACGCCACTTCCTCATGTCTGACCGGTCCCTGCACCTTGAGGCTTCCCTGGACAAGGAG CTGTACTACCACGGGGAGCCCCTCAATGTCAATGTCCACGTCACCAACAACTCCACCAAGACCGTCAAGAAGATCAAAGTCTCTG TGAGACAGTATGCCGACATCTGCCTCTTCAGCACCGCACAGTACAAGTGTCCTGTAGCTCAGCTTGAACAAGA TGACCAGGTATCTGCCAGTTCCACATTCTGTAAGGTGTACACCATAACCCCGCTGCTCAGTGACAACCGGGAGAAACGTGGCCTTGCCCTGGATGGGAAGCTCAAGCATGAGGACACCAACCTGGCTTCTAGCACCAT TGTGAAGGAGGGTGCCAACAAGGAAGTGCTTGGAATCCTGGTGTCCTATAGGGTCAAGGTGAAGCTGGTAGTGTCTCGACGTGG GGATGTCTCAGTGGAGCTGCCTTTTGTTCTTATGCACCCCAAGCCCCATGATCACATCACCCTCCCCAGACCCCAATCAG catccatccacccaccccctttcctcccctcagcCGCTCGGGAAACAAACGTCCCTGTGGATACTAATCTCATAGAATTCGATACCAA CTACGCCACAGACGACGACATTGTGTTTGAGGACTTTGCCCGGCTTCGGCTGAAGGGGATTAAGGATGACGACTATGATGACCAGTTCTGCTAG